From a region of the Cryomorphaceae bacterium genome:
- a CDS encoding dihydrofolate reductase — translation MKISVIAAIGRNRAIGKDNRLLWRLPLDMKFFRDTTMGHPVITGRRNYESIPEAFRPLPGRLNIVLTRNAGYKAPGALIVSNLNDAIKLAAGHNSEEIFIIGGGKVYAEAMASGRVNRLYITHVEDAPEADTFFPDWDKYAWTMVHEERHEADERHAQAFVVRVYDRVHSQSSGAVQ, via the coding sequence ATGAAAATCTCTGTCATCGCAGCCATCGGCCGAAACAGAGCCATCGGTAAAGACAACAGGTTGCTGTGGCGATTGCCGCTCGATATGAAGTTTTTTCGCGACACCACCATGGGCCACCCCGTGATTACCGGCAGACGCAATTACGAATCCATTCCGGAGGCATTCCGCCCCCTGCCCGGCAGGCTCAACATTGTACTCACCAGAAACGCCGGCTACAAGGCCCCCGGAGCACTGATTGTAAGCAACCTCAACGACGCAATTAAACTGGCAGCCGGGCACAATTCGGAGGAAATTTTCATCATCGGAGGCGGCAAGGTGTACGCGGAAGCCATGGCCAGTGGCAGGGTAAACCGACTGTACATTACCCACGTAGAGGATGCCCCGGAGGCCGACACCTTTTTTCCTGATTGGGACAAGTACGCGTGGACAATGGTACACGAAGAACGGCACGAAGCGGACGAGCGCCATGCGCAGGCTTTTGTAGTTAGGGTGTATGACCGCGTGCATTCACAGAGCAGCGGTGCGGTTCAGTGA
- a CDS encoding thymidylate synthase, with translation MEQYHGLLRHILENGTPKSDRTGTGTLSCFGYQMRFNLQDGFPVLTTKKLHLRSIIHELLWFLKGETNIAYLKENGVRIWDEWADENGELGPVYGYQWRSWPAPNGGHVDQIARLVEGIKNNPDSRRHIVSAWNPALIDEMALPPCHCLFQFYVADGKLSCQLYQRSADTFLGVPFNIASYALLTLMVAQVCDLEPGEFVHTFGDVHLYNNHLEQAHEQLSRDCRPLPQMKMNPEVKDLFSFRFEDFELVNYDPHPHIKAEVSV, from the coding sequence ATGGAACAATACCACGGCCTGCTCCGGCATATCCTCGAAAACGGAACCCCAAAAAGTGACCGCACAGGCACCGGAACCCTGAGTTGTTTCGGATACCAGATGCGCTTTAACCTGCAAGACGGTTTTCCGGTACTGACCACCAAAAAACTGCACCTGCGCTCCATTATTCACGAGCTGCTCTGGTTTTTGAAAGGCGAAACCAACATTGCCTATCTCAAGGAAAACGGCGTGCGCATCTGGGATGAATGGGCCGACGAAAACGGCGAATTAGGTCCGGTTTACGGCTACCAATGGCGCTCCTGGCCGGCCCCCAACGGCGGACACGTTGACCAGATTGCCCGCCTTGTGGAGGGCATCAAAAACAATCCCGACAGCCGTCGTCACATTGTGTCTGCCTGGAACCCTGCCCTGATTGACGAAATGGCCCTGCCTCCCTGTCATTGCCTCTTTCAGTTTTACGTAGCGGATGGCAAACTGAGCTGTCAGCTCTACCAGCGCAGCGCCGACACTTTTCTGGGTGTACCTTTTAACATTGCCTCCTATGCGCTCTTAACGCTGATGGTTGCGCAGGTTTGCGACCTGGAACCCGGCGAGTTTGTGCACACCTTTGGCGATGTTCACCTTTACAACAACCACCTGGAGCAGGCCCACGAACAACTCTCGCGCGATTGCCGTCCGCTGCCGCAAATGAAAATGAATCCTGAGGTGAAAGACCTGTTCAGTTTCCGTTTCGAAGACTTTGAGCTGGTGAACTACGACCCGCATCCGCACATCAAGGCTGAAGTATCCGTTTGA